One genomic window of Gossypium hirsutum isolate 1008001.06 chromosome D11, Gossypium_hirsutum_v2.1, whole genome shotgun sequence includes the following:
- the LOC107925706 gene encoding DNA repair protein recA homolog 2, mitochondrial, producing MAISFNSIVLNAMSRSPRLFPKFTRRDAITFVGASIRHLSSVGDVSEYQFDEFHDDNKEIKKDGALREALSQLAGDFGRESMLSFQRFFRSRHTPVISTGSLKLDLALGIGGLPKGRMVEIYGREASGKTTLALHIIKEAQKRGGYCAYFDVENAMDPSLAEAIGVNTQNLLISLPDCAENLLCAVDTLTKSGSVDVIVVDSVAALVPQCEIDGSIGDNKRDVQARIMTQALRKISSSLCHSNTLILFLNQVRYNSKQGQAFGHMDEITCGGNALKFYSAIRLRMIRTGLLKNEDKVTGLGICVQVVKNKLAPVIQKAELGIQFGRGFCRESEVLELACEYGIINKEGSNYYIEGRIFSGKQEAERYLAEKDGVLENIAMDLRTILFERKM from the exons ATGGCAATCTCTTTCAATTCTATTGTTCTTAATGCTATGTCAAGATCGCCTCGCTTGTTCCCTAAG TTTACACGAAGAGATGCAATCACTTTTGTTGGGGCTTCCATACGCCATCTTTCTTCTGTAG GTGATGTCTCAGAGTACCAATTTGATGAATTTCATGATGAtaacaaagaaataaagaaggaTGGGGCTCTGCGTGAGGCTCTCTCACAACTTGCTGGGGATTTTGGCAGAGAGTCTATGTTGTCCTTCCAGCGTTTTTTCAGATCACGGCATACTCCTGTGATATCTACGGGCTCATTAAAACTTGATCTAGCACTTGGGATTGGAGGATTACCGAAG GGCAGAATGGTTGAAATTTATGGGCGAGAAGCATCAGGCAAGACAACATTAGCACTTCATATAATCAAAGAAGCTCAGAAGCGTGGAG GGTATTGTGCATATTTTGATGTGGAGAATGCTATGGACCCTTCACTTGCAGAAGCAATAGGTGTAAACACACAAAATCTTCTTATTTCACTTCCTGATTGTGCTGAGAATTTGCTTTGTGCTGTTGACACACTGACCAAAAGCGGATCTGTAGATGTAATTGTGGTTGATAGT GTTGCTGCCCTTGTCCCTcagtgtgaaattgatggttcaATTGGTGACAATAAGCGTGATGTACAAGCACGAATAATGACTCAAGCACTTCgaaaaatttcttcttctttatgCCATTCCAatactcttattttatttcttaatcaG GTCAGATATAATTCAAAACAAGGTCAAGCTTTTGGGCATATGGATGAGATCACTTGTGGAGGAAATGCCCTTAAATTTTATTCCGCAATACGGTTGAGGATGATAAGAACTGGATTGCTGAAGAATGAGGATAAG GTAACTGGCTTAGGTATTTGTGTGCAAGTGGTGAAAAACAAGCTGGCACCTGTAATACAGAAAGCCGAGCTCGGGATACAATTCGGCAGAGGGTTTTGCCGTGAATCCGAAGTCTTGGAGTTGGCATGCGAGTACGGAATCATCAACAAAGAAGGAAGCAACTACTACATTGAAGGTAGGATTTTTAGCGGTAAACAAGAAGCTGAACGATACTTGGCTGAAAAAGATGGTGTTCTTGAAAATATAGCCATGGATTTAAGAACTATACTATTCGAGAGGAAAATGTGA
- the LOC107925874 gene encoding eukaryotic translation initiation factor 3 subunit E has product MATYDLTPRIGPNLDRHLVFPLLEFLQERQLYPDEQILKAKIELLNKTNMVDYAMDIHKSLYRTDDVPQDMVERRVEVVARLKALEDAAAPLVTFLQNPNAVQELRADKQYNLQMLNDRYQIGPDQIEALYQYAKFQFECGNYSGAADYLYQYRALCTNSERSLSALWGKLAAEILMQNWDIALEELNRLKEIIDSKSFSSPLNQVQSRIWLMHWSLFIFFNHDNGRTQIIDLFNQDKYLNAIQTSAPHLLRYLATAFIVNKRRRPQFKEFIKVIQQDQCSYKDPITEFLACVYVNYEFDGAQKKMKECEEVILNDPFLGKRVEEGNFNTVPLKDEFLENARLFIFETYCRIHQRIDMGVLFEKLNLNYEEGERWIVNLIRNSKLDAKIDSKTGTVIMEPNRPNVYEQLIDHTKALQGRTYKLVGQLLEHAQAQPAR; this is encoded by the exons ATGGCTACTTACGATCTAACCCCACGTATCGGCCCGAACCTAGACAGGCACTTAGTGTTTCCATTGCTGGAGTTCTTGCAAGAGCGACAACTATACCCAGATGAACAGATCTTGAAAGCAAAGATTGAGCTTTTGAACAAGACAAACATGGTCGATTACGCTATGGATATCCATAAGAGCCTTTACCGCACCGATGATGTCCCTCAGGACATGGTCGAGAGGAGAGTCGAGGTAGTCGCTCGTCTCAAAGCTTTGGAAGATGCCGCCGCTCCTCTCGTCACTTTCTTGCAAAACCCTAACGCTGTTCAGGAATTGCGTGCTGATAAACAGTATAATCTCCAGATGCTCAATGACCGCTACCAG attggtCCAGATCAAATAGAGGCATTGTATCAGTATGCAAAATTCCAATTTGAGTGTGGCAACTACTCTGGTGCTGCTGACTATTTGTATCAGTATCGGGCTTTGTGTACTAACAGCGAAAGGAGCTTGAGTGCATTGTGGGGGAAGCTTGCTGCCGAGATACTGATGCAAAACTGGGATATTGCTCTTGAAGAACTTAACCGTTTGAAAGAAATAATCGATTCCAAG AGCTTCTCATCACCTTTGAACCAAGTTCAGAGTAGAATATGGCTTATGCATTGGAGCCTCTTCATCTTTTTCAACCATGACAATGGAAGAACACAGATCATCGACCTATTTAATCAAGACAA GTATCTAAATGCCATTCAAACCAGTGCTCCCCATCTTCTAAGGTACTTAGCCACTGCTTTTATTGTCAACAAAAGGAGAAGACCTCAATTCAAAGAATTTATCAAGGTTATCCAGCAAGATCAGTGCTCTTACAAAGATCCCATCACAGAGTTTTTGGCATGTGTTTATGTCAACTATGAATTTGACGGAGCACAGAAGAAGATGAAGGAGTGCGAAGAA GTGATACTGAATGATCCTTTCCTTGGAAAAAGAGTTGAAGAGGGCAACTTTAATACTGTCCCATTAAAAGATGAGTTTCTTGAGAATGCTCGTCTATTTATCTTCGAGACATACTGCAGAATTCATCAGCGCATTGATATGGG GGTGCTTTTTGAGAAACTGAATTTAAATTACGAGGAGGGTGAGAGATGGATTGTGAATCTCATCCGAAACTCAAAACTTGATGCAAAGATTGATTCAAAGACTGGAACCGTTATTATGGAACCTAATCGACCGAATGT TTACGAGCAGCTGATCGACCACACTAAGGCCCTTCAAGGGCGGACCTACAAGCTAGTCGGCCAGCTTCTCGAACATGCACAAGCACAGCCTGCACGTTAA
- the LOC107925876 gene encoding eukaryotic translation initiation factor 3 subunit E, with protein MATYDLTPRIGPNLDRHLVFPLLEFLQERQLYPDEQILKAKIELLNKTNMVDYAMDIHKSLYRTDDVPQDMVDRRVEVVARLKALEDAAAPLVTFLQNPNAVQELRADKQYNLQMLNDRYQIGPDQIEALYQYAKFQFECGNYSGAADYLYQYRALCTNSERSLSALWGKLAAEILMQNWDIALEELNRLKEIIDSKSFSSPLNQVQSRIWLMHWSLFIFFNHDNGRTQIIDLFNQDKYLNAIQTSAPHLLRYLATAFIVNKRRRPQFKEFIKVIQQDQCSYKDPITEFLACVYVNYEFDGAQKKMKECEEVILNDPFLGKRVEEGNFSTVPLKDEFLENARLFIFETYCRIHQRIDMGVLFEKLNLNYEEGERWIVNLIRNSKLDAKIDSETGTVIMEPNQPNVYEQLIDHTKALQGRTYKLVGQLLEPAQAQPAR; from the exons ATGGCAACTTACGATCTAACCCCGCGTATCGGCCCGAACCTAGACAGGCACTTAGTGTTTCCATTGCTGGAGTTCTTGCAAGAGCGACAACTATACCCAGATGAACAGATCTTGAAAGCAAAGATCGAGCTTTTGAACAAGACAAATATGGTCGATTACGCTATGGATATCCATAAGAGCCTTTACCGCACCGATGATGTCCCTCAGGACATGGTCGATAGGAGAGTCGAGGTTGTCGCTCGTCTCAAAGCTTTGGAAGATGCCGCCGCTCCTCTTGTCACTTTCTTGCAAAACCCTAACGCTGTTCAGGAACTGCGTGCTGATAAACAGTATAATCTCCAGATGCTTAATGACCGCTACCAG attggtCCAGATCAAATAGAGGCATTATATCAGTATGCAAAATTCCAATTTGAGTGTGGCAACTACTCTGGTGCTGCTGACTATCTGTATCAGTATCGGGCTTTATGTACTAACAGCGAAAGGAGCTTGAGTGCATTGTGGGGGAAGCTTGCTGCCGAGATACTGATGCAAAACTGGGATATTGCTCTTGAAGAACTTAATCGTTTGAAAGAAATAATCGATTCCAAG AGCTTCTCATCACCTTTGAACCAAGTTCAGAGTAGAATATGGCTTATGCATTGGAGCCTCTTCATCTTTTTCAACCATGACAATGGAAGAACACAGATCATTGACCTATTTAATCAAGACAA GTATCTAAACGCCATTCAAACCAGTGCTCCCCATCTTCTAAGGTACTTAGCCACTGCTTTTATTGTCAACAAAAGGAGAAGACCTCAATTCAAAGAATTTATTAAGGTTATCCAGCAAGATCAATGCTCTTACAAAGATCCCATCACGGAGTTTTTGGCATGTGTTTATGTCAACTATGAATTTGACGGAGCACAGAAAAAGATGAAGGAGTGCGAAGAA GTGATACTGAATGATCCCTTCCTTGGAAAAAGAGTTGAAGAGGGCAACTTTTCTACTGTCCCATTAAAAGATGAGTTTCTTGAGAATGCTCGTTTATTTATCTTCGAGACATACTGCAGAATTCATCAGCGCATTGATATGGG GGTGCTTTTTGAGAAACTGAACTTAAATTACGAGGAGGGTGAGAGGTGGATTGTGAATCTCATCCGAAACTCAAAACTTGATGCAAAGATTGATTCAGAGACTGGAACTGTTATTATGGAGCCTAATCAACCTAATGT TTACGAGCAGCTAATCGACCACACTAAGGCCCTTCAAGGGCGGACCTACAAGCTAGTCGGCCAGCTTCTCGAACCCGCACAAGCGCAGCCTGCACGTTAA
- the LOC107925854 gene encoding uncharacterized protein — translation MTHLWKQGSPLHHICANLETLEVYKCGSLTNITRASSSLRNLTTSEVWYCKEMVELITSLRAQCLEQLVTLKIDGSGMMREVIANDGDEKELKCLELYDLQNLKSFCSGNYTLKFPSSDELYVSKCPAMENFCNGALSTPKLQEVQTRRDVRRYWDLNATIEQLKKEECEVSEETDKNGGHREDHVP, via the exons ATGACACATCTATGGAAGCAAGGCTCTCCCCTCCATCACATTTGTGCTAATCTTGAAACTCTTGAAGTTTACAAGTGTGGCAGCTTAACCAATATAACACGTGCTTCCTCATCTTTGCGAAATCTTACAACTTCGGAGGTTTGGTACTGCAAAGAGATGGTAGAGCTGATTACATCTTTGAGGGCCCAATGTTTGGAGCAGCTTGTTACACTGAAGATAGATGGAAGTGGAATGATGAGAGAAGTAAttgcaaatgatggagatgaAAAGGAGTTGAAATGTTTGGAGCTTTATGATTTACAAAACCTCAAAAGCTTCTGTTCAGGGAATTACACTTTGAAGTTCCCATCATCGGATGAACTATACGTGAGCAAATGTCCCGCAATGGAGAATTTTTGCAACGGAGCTTTAAGCACGCCAAAGCTACAAGAGGTACAAACAAGACGGGATGTTAGAAGATATTGGGACCTTAATGCTACCATTGAGCAGTTAAAGAAAGAAG AATGTGAGGTGTCTGAAGAGACGGACAAAAATGGTGGACATAGAGAGGATCATGTTCCTTGA